A window from Prinia subflava isolate CZ2003 ecotype Zambia chromosome Z, Cam_Psub_1.2, whole genome shotgun sequence encodes these proteins:
- the PUM3 gene encoding pumilio homolog 3 produces MESKGTKKFVGRSGMGPPGKAPHGRWKFKRDNDSGPAKKVFNTGDEEGKPKFVSKTFIKGQLKAGNAAVKQFKNRQQPEKFAKKRKLQDGDRGGSDSKKPKWTEFKKQKKDLKQTRQINDRSDYYIIIKSKQIWESLRRRKCDKEQREKLMNDLGKLLHGKIKKLAFAHDSTRVIQCFIQYGNAKQREEIFEELKDSLVELSKSKYSKNIVKKFLMYGTKAQVAEIIKSFKGHVRRMLRHAEASAVVEFAYNDKAVLQQRIMLTEELYGNTFQVYKTPAVSTLGEVLEAQPEKREAILDEMKQILTPMAQKEAVIKHSLVHKVFLDFFTYALPKQRSEMIEAIREAVMYLAHTHDGARVAMNCLWHGTPKDRKVIVKTMKTYVEKMATGEFSHLVLLAAFDCIDDTKLVKQLIIAEIKASLSDIINNKYGKKVLLYLLSPRDPAYFVPEIVTLLQQGDGNAYSKKNPELRRRELLEAISSPLLEYLQEHTQEVVTDKAAFVLVADILRTALVDIQPALDAIATLAAEELVPGGCDGQLHIAEHPAGHLLLKWLIQQDEKMRESGKEVSFGRTLVEHVGIENLKTWAELNRGAIILCCLLESSDEKVASTVKNELKQLIPKLKQNKNAKGVAALLEKLTS; encoded by the exons ATGGAGAGCAAGGGTACAAAGAAGTTCGTGGGGAGGAGCGGGATGGGGCCTCCTGGCAAAGCGCCGCACGGGAGATGGAAATTTAAAAGAGATAATG ATTCAGGTCCAGCAAAGAAAGTCTTTAACACAGGAGATGAGGAAGGAAAGCCTAAATTCGTTTCCAAGACATTTATTAAAGGACAGTTAAaagctggaaatgctgctgtgaaACAATTCAAGAATAGACAGCAACCAGAAAAGTTtgcaaagaagagaaaactCCAGGATGGTGACAGAGGAG GGTCAGATTCTAAGAAGCCAAAATGGACTGAattcaaaaagcaaaagaaagactTAAAGCAAACCAGGCAAATTAATGACAGAAGTGATTATTACATAAttataaaatcaaaacaaatatgGGAAAGCCTGAGAAg GAGAAAATGTGATAAGGAGCAACGAGAAAAGCTGATGAATGACCTAGGGAAGCTTCTTCACGGGAAAAttaaaaag CTGGCCTTTGCTCATGATTCAACTCGAGTGATCCAGTGCTTCATTCAGTATGGTAATGCGAAGCAAAGGGAAGAGATATTTGAAGAATTGAAag ATAGCCTGGTAGAGTTGAGCAAGTCGAAATATTCCAAAAATATTGTGAAGAAGTTTCTTATGTATGG GACAAAAGCACAAGttgcagaaataataaaaagtttTAAAGGCCATGTGAGAAGGATGCTCCGTCATGCTGAAGCATCTGCTGTGGTGGAATTTGCATATAATGACAAAGCCGTTCTGCAGCAGAGGATTATGCTGACAGAAGAACTGTATGGGAACACTTTCCAGGTTTATAAG ACTCCAGCTGTCTCAACACTGGGTGAGGTGCTAGAAGCTCAGCCTGAGAAGAGAGAGGCCATCCTGGATGAAATGAAGCAGATTCTTACACCAATGGCACAAAA AGAGGCAGTGATAAAGCACTCACTGGTACATAAAGTATTTTTGGACTTCTTCACTTACGCTCTTCCGAAACAAAGATCT GAAATGATAGAAGCTATCAGAGAGGCTGTCATGTACCTGGCACACACTCACGACGGAGCCCGAGTGGCAATGAACTGTTTATGGCATGGCACTCCCAAG GACAGAAAAGTCATTGTGAAAACCATGAAGACGTATGTTGAAAAAATGGCAACG GGTGAATTTTCTCATCTGGTCTTACTGGCAGCATTTGATTGCATTGATGACACTAAACTTGTGAAGCAGTTGATTATAGCA GAAATAAAAGCTTCTTTGTCCGATATAATAAACAACAAATATGGAAAGAAGGTCTTGCTGTACTTGCTAAGTCCTAGAGATCCTGCATATTTTGTTCCTGAAATCGTTACACTTCTGCAACAGGGAGATGGAAATGCCTATAG TAAGAAGAATCCTGAACTCCGTCGCCGTGAGCTCCTGGAAGCCATTTCCTCACCTTTGCTAGAATACTTGCAAGAACATACCCAAGAAGTAGTGACAGACAAAGCTGCCTTTGTCTTGGTTGCTGATATTTTAAGAACAGCTCTTGTTGACATCCAGCCTGCACTAGATGCAATTGCTACGttggcagcagaggagctggttCCAGGGGGCTGTGATGGACAG CTTCACATTGCAGAACATCCGGCAGGCCATCTACTTTTGAAATGGTTAATACAGCAGGAtgaaaaaatgagagagagtGGAAAAGAAG TTTCCTTTGGGAGAACACTGGTGGAACATGTTGGTATTGAGAATCTGAAGACCTGGGCAGAATTGAATCGAGGTGCCATCATTCTTTGTTG CCTTCTGGAAAGCAGTGATGAAAAGGTGGCAAGCACAGTCAAAAACGAACTCAAACAGCTCATCCCAAAGCTGAAGCAGAATAAAAACGCAAAAGGAGTTGCAGCATTGCTGGAGAAGTTGACTTCTTAG